Genomic DNA from Archangium lipolyticum:
GGATCTGTGGGCCCGGGGCATCCAGACCTGGGACGACTTTCCGGGCAACGGGGTGGTGCTGGGCCAGAAGCTGGACGAGGCGGCTCGCCGGCGGCTGGAACTGGCGCGCGAGGCCCTGGAGCGGCGTGACCTGAAGGGCCTGGCGGCCATGGTGCCGCAGCGCGAGCACTGGCGGCTGTACCCCGAGTTCGCGCGCGACGCGGTCTACTTCGATATCGAAACGGACGGCGCGCAGGACCAGGTTCCCACGGTGGTGGCCCTGTTCGACGAAGGCGGCCTGCGGGTCTTCATCCAGGGCCGCAACATGGACGATCTGCCGGAGGCCATGGCGGAGCGGCGGCTGTGGGTGACGTTCAATGGCTCGTGCTTCGACGTGCCGGTGCTGCGCCAGTACTTCGGCAAGCGCTTCCCGACGCCGGATGCCCATATCGACTTGCGGTTCGTGTGCCGGCGGTTGGGCATGGGCGGCGGGCTGAAGGAGATCGAGGACAAGTGGGGGCTGGCGCGGCCACCGCACATGAAGGGCGTGAACGGCTGGGACGCGGTGCTGCTGTGGCGCGCGTACCGCGAGCGCGGAGACGTGGAGGCCCTGCGATTCCTGGTGGAGTACAACCTCTATGACTCGTTCCAGCTCCGGTCGCTGATGGACAAGGCGTACAACCGCGCGTTGGACGACCTGAACATGGACTCCGAACCGCGCGTGCCCGTCTTCGAGCGGGGCGAGCTCCTCTACGACGTGAGCCGGCTCATCCTGGAGCTGGGACCCACGGAGAGGGACTTGAGGGTGCTCGAGCGGGTGCGCGCCCAGGACCGCGATCTGCACCAGGACTGAGCCCTCCCTTCATCCGAGGGGAGAGGTCGGGCGGGCGTGTCAGCCCGGTCTGGTAGGGTGGCTGACGCTGGAGGTTCGGCGTCTGGGCCCTACCTCCGGTATTCCACTGGCGCGGCGTCGGCGTCGCGAAGGAGCGCCCGAGATGTCCATCGACAGGCCCGAGTCCTCGAACCACCCCCGGCTTCTCTTCACCTCGAATGGGACCCGCTACGAACTCATTCGTAGATTGGGAAGGCGGAACAATGGGGAGCTGATGCTCGCCAGGCGCCGTTATGCCCAGGGACCCGCGGGCTCCGTGATCATCAAGCGGTTGTCGCGGCCGGTCAGTGAGAAGCAGAAGCAGCGGCTGAAGGAAGAGGTCCAGTTGGCGTACCGGCTCGACCATCCCGGCATCGCGAAGGTGTACCAGTTGGTGCTGCACGGAGGGCTGCCGTACGTGGTGATGGAGTACGTGGACGGCCGCTCCCTGGAGACGGTGTTGAGCGTGTCGGCCATGCGGCAGCGCCCCATGTCCGAGGCCTTCGTCTGCCATGTGGTGTCCGAGGTCGCGGACGCGCTCCACCATGCGCACACGCTGGCGGACGAGCTGGGGCGGCCCCTCGGCATCGTCCACCGGGACATCAACCCGGAGAACATCCGGGTGAGCACCAACGGCGAGGTGAAGCTGGTGGACTTCGGCGTGGCGTACTCGCTGCTGCCCGGGCGGGAGGCCACCACGGCCTCCGTGCTGCGCGGGGACATCGCCTATGCGTCCCCGGAGCGCATGCGCCTGGAGAGGGTGGATCACCGCTCGGATCTGTTCTCGCTGGGGCTGGTGATGCTGGAGCTGCTCACGGGCAGGCACCTGTATGACCTGGAGGACGTGGAGCAATCGGCGCGGGAGGCCGGCCCGGTTCCAGCCGCGCTGGCCGAGGTGCACTGCGAGGAGCCGAGCTGGGTTCCGGTCGCGGAGATGGCGGCGCGCATCGCGCGTTTTGGTCCGGAGGACGTGGAGCGGGCGGTCCAGGGCGTGTCGGAGCCGCTGCGGGCCGTGGTGCACCGGGCGCTCCGGCGGGAGCCTTCCGAGCGCTACCAGTCCGGCCTGGAACTGCGTGACGCGCTCCGGGAGTTCCTCGTGGTCCAGGGGCGCTCGTACGGGCGGCCAGAGGCGGCGCGGGAGGTGCTCCTGGCCGTGAAGGAGGCGGAGTTGCTGCGCGAGTCCGCGGACGTGCTCGAACCGGATGTATTCCCGGAGGTGCCACCTCGGCGGACCGAGCACTGAGAGGTCAGCGCCGGCGCTGTTTTTGTTTCTTCGCCGGCGGCTGGGGCTTTTCCTTTTCGCCGGAGACCTGGAAGGGAATCCGGAGGTCGGCGACCTCGCGGCCCTGGGAATCGGTCATCGACGTGCCGGTCTGCGCGTCGATGACCAGGGTGTACTTGTGGCCGGTCTTGAGCGGCGTGGGCAGGGAGATGCGGTACAGCAGCCCGGCCGGGGATTCCTCGACGGTGTCGTCCGAGACCATGGCGCGATCGACCTCGTCGAACAGGCGGACGCGGTAGTTCCGGAGCACCTGCGTGCTGCGCAGCTCGAGCGTCGACGTGGGATCGATGAGCGGACGGCCTTCTTCCTCGCCAACGAGGGGAATGGTTTCCAACCCGGCATCCGAGAGCATGGACTGCAGCGTGAACGACGCGGGACCTGGACCCGCGTCGACGCCCACGTCTTCGGACCCGGGGGTGGTGACGCCCGCGTCGTCAGTGGGGGCGGAGGGCTTGGGACATCCGGCCACGACGAGCGCGGCCGCGCAGACGGCGAAGCTCAAACGGAGGAGTCGCATAGGGGCGGGAGACCCTATGTCTCAACGCCCGGTGCGAGAAGCGTGAAAGCCGGGTACCGGATGATGGAGAACGCCGCCAACGGGGGCCTGGATCCGAGTCCCAGGGGGGCCTGGAAACAGTCCCGGGGACGCCCGGCGCCACCCCGTCTCCCTCTGACATGGAGTCTGATAAGATGCGTTATGTAAACTAAGCCCACGGGGTTCCCCAGGGCCTCTGGACCGCATCCTCCCCCGTGCCCTCCAGGCCTCTTCCAGGCCCCTGGCGAACGACGAATCGCGTCATCCGCACTTCTTCCTTCGACCCGGAAATCAAAGTTCCCTCCATGAGTTCAGGGGCCGGGAATTTTCCCGCCTCTTGACCGGGACCGGCTGTTCCCGGGACAAACCGCACCACCTCCGGATCCCGGAAAGGAATCTCATGAAGCGTCTGCTCCTCCTCGCTTCCTTCCTCGGCGCCGCCCCCGCGCTCGCCGACGAGGGAATGTGGACGTACAACAACTTCCCCGCCTCCAAGGTCAAGGAGGCGTACGGCTTCCAGCCCTCGCAGGAATGGCTCGACAAGACGCGCCTGGCCTCGGCCAAGTTCGGCTACGGCTGCTCGGCGAGCTTCGTCTCCCCGGACGGTCTGGTGATGACGAACCACCACTGCGCCCGTGGCTGCATCCAGCAGCTCTCCACGGCCAAGAAGGACTACATCGCCAACGGCTTCTACGCCCGGACCCAGGCCGAGGAAACCCAGTGCCCGGCCCTGGAGATCAGCCAGCTCGTCGAGATCACCGACGTCACCGCGCAGCTCAACACCGCCACCCAGGGCCTCACCGGCAAGCAGTACGCCGACAGCCTCAAGGCGGAGATGTCCAAGCTCGAGAAGGCCTGCTCCACCAGCGATGACGTGCGCTGTGACGTGGTGACGCTGTACCAGGGCGGCAAGTACAACCTCTACAAGTACAAGCGCTTCCAGGACGTGCGGCTCGTGTTCGCCCCCGAGCACGCCGCCGCCTTCTTCGGCGGAGATCCGGACAACTTCGAGTTCCCCCGGTACGACCTGGACGTGACGTTCGTGCGCGTCTACGGCAAGGACGGCAAGCCCGCGAAGATCGACCACTACTTCAAGTGGTCCGCCCAGGGCGCCAAGGAAGGCGAGCTCACCTTCATTTCCGGCCACCCCGGAAAGACGTCGCGCGGCCTGACGGTGGCCCAGCTCGAGTACCTGCGGGACGTGGGCCTGCCCAAGCAGCTCTTCAAGATGTCGGAAGCCCGCGGGATGCTCACCGAGTTCCAGAACCGCGGCGCCGAGCAGAAGCGCATCTCCACCAACCAGCTCTTCGGCGTGGAGAACGGCCTCAAGGCCAACAAGGGCCGGCTCGAGCAGCTGGTGGACAAGAACTTCTTCGCCCAGAAGGTCGCCGCCGAGCAGGAGCTGCGCAACAAGGTCAACGCGGATCCGAAGATGAAGGCGAAGTACGGCGCCGCCTGGGACGAGATCGCCCGCGCCCAGAACACCTACCGCGACATGCGCAAGGAGTACGAGGCCATGGAGGCCGGCGGCATCGGCGGCCAGCTCTTCAGCCTGGCCCGGATGCTGGTGCGCGCCGCCGAGGAGCTCCCCAAGGCGGACGCGGAGCGGCTGCGCGGGTTCAACGACGCCAACCTGCCCGCCCTCAAGGTCCAGTTGATGAGCAAGGCGCCCATCTATCCCGAGCTGGAGATCGCCAACCTGACGTTCTCCTTCACCAAGATGCGTGAGGAGCTCGGACCGGATCACCCCTTCGTGAAGAAGGTGCTCGGCAAGGAGTCCCCGGAGTCGCTGGCCACCCGCCTGGTCAAGGGCTCCAAGCTGATGGATCCCAAGGCCCGCGAGGCGCTCTTCACCGGCGGCAAGAAGGCCATCGACGCCTCCAAGGACACGATGATCCGCCTGGCGGCTCTGGTGGACCCGGATGGCCGCGCCATCCGCAAGCAGTACGAGGAGAACGTCGAGGCCGTCATCCGCAAGAACGGCGAGCTGATCGCCCAGGCCCGCTTCGACGTCTACGGCACCGGCATCTACCCGGATGCCACGGGCACCCTGCGCCTCTCCTACGGCGCCGTGAAGGGCTACACGGAGGATGGCAAGAAGGTGGAGCCCTTCACCCTCATGGGCGCGACCTTCGACCGCCACACCGGTGAGGATCCCTTCGCCCTGCCCAGGTCCTGGCTCGCCGCGCAGAAGGACCTGACGGCCAACACCCCGATGAACTTCGTCACCACCAACGACATCATCGGCGGCAACTCGGGCTCGCCCATCATCAACAAGGACGCGGAGGTCGTCGGACTCGTGTTCGACGGCAACATCCAGTCCCTGGGCGGCGAGTACGGCTACGACGGCACCGCCAACCGCGCCGTCGGCGTGCACAGCGAGGCCCTCATCGAGGCCCTCAAGAAGATCTACAAGGCCGACCGCGTCCTCGAGGAGCTGCGCCCCGGCTCGACTCCCGCCGTGAAGGCCAGCTCGGGCCGGTAATCCCCTGCCTGTAGCACCCTGAAAACACGAAGGGGCTGCCCGATGAACCGGGCAGCCCCTTTGTTCTTTCGATCGCCCTTCCCGCTCCGCCTACTCCCACTCGATGGTGGCGGGCGGCTTGGACGAGATGTCGTAGACGACGCGGTTGATGCCGCGCACCTCGTTGGTGATGCGCGTGGAGATGCGCTCCATCACCGGGTACGGCAGCCGCGCCCAGTCCGCCGTCATGCCGTCCACGCTCGTCACCGCGCGCAGCACGCAGGTGGACTCGTAGGTGCGCTCGTCACCCATCACGCCCACGCTCTGCACCGGCAGCAGCACCGCGAACGCCTGCCACAGATCCTTGTACAGCCCCGCGTCCCGGATCTCCTGCTGGACGATCGCGTCCGCGCGGCGCACCAGCTCCAGCCGCTCCTCGGTGATCTCCCCCAGCACCCGGATCGCCAGACCCGGCCCCGGGAACGGCTGCCGCGACACCATCTCGTCCGGCAACCCCAGCTCGCGGCCCAGCGCGCGGACCTCGTCCTTGAAGAGCTCGCGCAGCGGCTCCACCAGCTTGAGGTTCATCTTCTCCGGCAGCCCGCCCACGTTGTGGTGGCTCTTGATGGTGACCGAGGGACCCTTGTACGAAACGGACTCGATCACGTCCGGGTACAGCGTGCCCTGCGCCAGGAACTCCGCGCCCTGCACCTCGCGCGCGGCCTCCTCGAACACCGCGATGAACTCGCGGCCGATGATCTTCCGCTTCTTCTCCGGATCCGTGACGCCGGCGAGCTTCTCCAGGAAGCGCGCCCGCGCATCCACCGTCTTCAGCGGCACGTGGAAGCGATCCACGAAGAGCGCCTCCACCTGCGCGCGCTCCCCCTGCCGGAGCAGACCGTTGTCCACGAAGATGCACTGAAGCCGCGCGCCGAGCGCACGGTGCAGCAACAGCGCCGCCACCGAGCTGTCCACGCCGCCCGACAGCCCGCAGATGACGCGGCCGTGATCGCCCACCTGGCGCCGGATGGCCTCCTCGGCCTCCTGGATGAAGCCCTTCATCGTCCAGCTCCCGCTCACCTTGCAGTCGGTGAACAGGAAGGCGCGCAGCATCTCCTTGCCCAGCGGGGTGTGCACCACCTCGGGGTGGAACTGCAGCCCGTAGATGGGCTTGCTCTTGTGCGCCGCCGCCGCGAAGGGCGAGTTGCCGCTACGGCCGATGGACTCGAAGTCCGGCGGCAGCGCGTCCACCCGGTCTCCGTGGCTCATCCACACCTTCACCCGCTCGCCCATGGGGAATCCGGCGAGCGGGCCCCGGGCCGCCAGCACTTCCACCTCGGCGGCGCCGTACTCCCGGTGCGCCGACCGATCCACCCGGCCTCCCAGCAGCTTGGAGATCAGTTGGAGTCCGTAGCAGATGCCCAGCACCGGCAGGCCCGCGTCGAAGACGTGGGGATCGCACCGCGGCGAGCCCTCCGCCTCCACCGAGGCCGGCCCTCCCGACAGGATGATGCCCCGAGGGGCGAAGCGGCGGATGTCCTCCGCGGGCAGATCGGGACGGTGGATCTCGCAGTACACGCCGAGCTCCCGCACCCGGCGGGCGATCAGCTGCGTGTACTGGCTCCCGAAATCGAGGATCAGGATCTTCTCGGCGTGAATGTCCACCACACTCTCCAAGGGGGCGCGCGTTGACGGATGCGGGCCTTATCGCTACAAACTTTCGGAAATCAACCATTAAGTCCCGCTCGATGAGGTCCTGGATGCGCCTGCCCGCCGTTGCAACCGTCCTGTTGCTGTCCACCACCGGTTGCGTGAAGGAGATCTCCTCGGAGGAGCGTCTGGATCGCGAGACCCAGCTCAAGCAGATGAGCGACACCCCGGATGCCGCCGAGCTGGGCAAGGTCCACTGCGATGACACGGGCGAGGCGCTCAACCAGGCCCGCAACGTCAACATGCCCGAGACGGACCGGGTGCTGCGCTACATCGAGCTGTACACCTCGCTGCTCAAGCGCAACGCCACCTTCGAGGAGGCGTTGGCCCGCAACCCGGATCTCCACTACATGGAGGGCAGCGAGAAGCTGGTGGCCGCCCGGGAGGCCTGCATCCAGCAGACCGCGGACGTGAAGGTCGAGTTCGAGACCTACGTGCGCGAGCTGGTGGAGGTGCCCACCGTCCAGGAGATCAAGGGCGGCAACACCGTCACGGTGGCCCGGCTGGACTTCGCCACCCTGCGCCAGGCCATCGAGACGCTGAACCTGGACGACAAGGACCAGCTGGTCTCCCGCGTGAGCAACGCGGAGAAGCGCGTCGTCAAGACGGAGGGCGAGGACGCCGGCCGCAAGCGCGGCAAGTAGTCCGCCGCGCCCCCGGCCCACTCCAGGCGCCCTACTCCACCCGGTAGTTGGGCGCCTCCTCGGTGATGATCACGTCGTGCACGTGGCTCTCCTTGAGCCCGGCCGCGGTGATCCGCACGAACTGCGCCTTGGTGCGCAGATCCTCGATGGTGGGGCAGCCCACGTAACCCATGCCGCTGCGCAGCCCACCCAGCATCTGGTGGATGTTCATGGCCAGGCTGCCCTTGTAGGGCACGCGGCCCTCGATGCCCTCGGGCACCAGCTTCACCGCGTCCACCTCCGACTGGAAGTAGCGGTCCTTGGAGCCCTGCTTCATCGCGCCCATGGAGCCCATGCCGCGGTAGCTCTTGTAGCTGCGGCCCTGGTACAGGATGACCTCGCCCGGCGCCTCCTCGGTGCCCGCGAAGAGCGAGCCGATCATCACCGAGCTGGCCCCGGCGGCCAGCGCCTTCACGATGTCGCCGGAGTACTTCACGCCGCCGTCGGCGATGACGGGCACGCCGTGCTTGTCCGCTTCGCGCGCGCAGTCGTCGATGGCCGTGAGCTGGGGCACGCCCACGCCGGCCACCACGCGCGTGGTGCAGATGGAGCCGGGACCGATGCCCACCTTCACCGCGTCCACGCCGGCCTCGATGAGCGCCCGGGTCGCCGCCGCCGTGGCCACGTTGCCGGCGATCAGCTCGAAGCCCTTGAAGTTCTTGCGCGTGTCGCGCACGGCCTCGATCACGTTGAGCGAGTGGCCGTGGGCCGTGTCGACGATGATCACGTCCACGCCGGCGCGGATCAGCGCGTCGACGCGGGCCTCGCGGTCCGCCGAGGTGCCCACCGCGGCGGCGCACAGCAGCCGACCCTTGGCATCCTTGGCCGCGTTCGGGTGCGTGCGGTGCTTCTCGATGTCCTTGATCGTGATGAGGCCCTTGAGCTCGAACTGCTCGTCGACGATCAGCAGCTTCTCGATGCGGTGCTCGTGCAGCAGCTTCTGGGCCTCGCCCTGGCTGATGCCCTCGCGGCCGGTGATGAGCTTGCGCGTCATCACCGCCTCCACCTTCTGCTGCACGTTCGTCTCGAAGCGCACGTCGCGGCTGGTGACGATGCCCACCAGCTTGCGGCCCTGCACCACGGGGATGCCCGAGATGTTGTGCTGCCGCATCAGCTCGAGCGCCTTCGACAGCGGCGCCTGCGGCTCGATCGTCACGGGATCCACCACCATCCCGCTCTCGAACTTCTTCACCTTCATGACCTCGAGCGCCTGCTGCTCGGGGGTCATGTTCTTGTGGATGACTCCGATGCCACCTTCCTGCGCCATGGCGATGGCGGTACGCGCCTCGGTGACGGTGTCCATCGCCGCGGACAGCAGCGGGATGTTGAGCCGCAGGTTGCGGGTCAACCGGGTCGTGAGGTTGGCGTCTTTGGGAAGGACGGCGCTCTCGGCGGGCTGCAGGAGAACGTCATCGAAGGTCAGCGCGAGCCTTACGTCAGAGGTCAGCATGGGGGCTCCCGGGGAGTCGCGGGGTCACCCGCGGTAAAGCCGCTTCCATAAGGGCTGTGAACCAGGGGCGCAATGATCAAAACGGCATCCGCGCCGTCCGGTCCCCTGGCACACAGGCGAATGATGCTAGGATCCCCCACCGCCCCCCCTCGGTGTCGTCACGGGACCTTCATTTTGACGCAGCCACACACCACAGCCTCGGGAGAAGCCAACGGCCTGGTCGTCAAGTTGCCTTTCTCGACCCCTGAGGAATTCCTGGCGAAGTACGGAGCCAACATCACCCTCGGAGGTCTCTACCTCCGCTCCAAGTCGGTGAAGCCTCCCGGCACGCGGGTCACCCTGGATCTCAAGCTCGCCGATGGCTCCCGCCTCATCCACGGCTCGGCGGTCATCCACTTCGTCACCGGTCAGGGGGGCCAGGGCATCTCCGGCATGGGGTTCCGCTTCCTTGAGATGGACCCGCCAACCCGGCGGTTCCTCGACTCCGCGGTGGCCGCCCTTCCACACGCCCAGTCATCCCTTCCTCCACTCCCAGCGGGAGTCGGACCGGCTGACTACTCGGTCCCCACCGGTGCTCCGCCCCCGACGGAGGCGCCGATCGGGCCCACCTTCACTCCGTGGCCCAACAGCATCCCCGTGGCTGCCTCCGCGCCTGTCGCCACGCCCGCGCCCGTGCCCACTCCGGCGGTGGCCTCGAGCCGTCCCGCTCCGCCCCCCGTGCCCACCCCGAGGATCTCCACGTCCACGCCCGTGGTGCCGAGCGCCCCCGCCTTCGAGGCCCCCACCGAGGAGCCCAAGCGGACCGGGCCCGTCATCGGCATCGACCTGGGGACGACCAACTCCTGCGCCGCCTACGTGCGCAACAACAAGCCCGGCGTCCTCCCCAGCCGCGAGGGGCACAACACCGTCCCCTCCATCCTCGCCCTCAACACCCGCGGCAAGCTCGTGGTGGGCCACCCCGCCAGGGGGCAGATGCTCACCAACCCCCGGCACACCGTCTACGGTGCCAAGCGGCTCGTCGGCCGTCCCTACGAGTCCCCTCTCGTCCGGGAGATCAAGGACCGCTTCGCCTACGAGATCGCCCCCGGCGACAACGGCGAGGCCGCCGTCAAGCTCGGGGATCGCATCTACTCGCTGCAGCAGATCTCCGCGCTCATCCTCCGCGAGGTGCGGGAGGTCGCCCAGAACCAGCTCGGCCAGCCCATCTCCCGCGCGGTCATCACCGTCCCCGCCTACTACAACGACAACCAGCGCCAGGCCGTGCGCGAGGCCGGCCGGCTCGCCGGGCTCTACGTGGAGCGCATCCTCAACGAGCCCACCGCCGCCGCGCTCGCCTACGGCTACGGCCGCAAGCTCACCCAGCGCGTGCTCGTGTACGACCTCGGCGGCGGCACCTTCGACGCCTCCGTCCTGGAGCTCAACGACTCCATCTACGAGGTGGTCTCCACCGGCGGCGACACCTTCCTCGGTGGCATCGACTTCGACAACGCCATCATCGAGTACCTGCTCGAGCAGTTCCACCAGCAGACCGGTCACACCTTCCAGGGTGACCGTGTCGCCATGCAGCGCATCCACGACGCCGCCGAGCGCGCCAAGTGCGCCCTCTCCGAGCGCTCCGAGGTGCGCGTCCACGTCGCCTTCATCACGATGATCGGCGGCAAGCCGTTCGATCTCGACGTGCCCCTCACCCGGGACATGCTCGTCCACCTCACCGAGAAGCTCGTCGACCGCACCCTCCAGGTCTGCGCCGAGGTGCTCGACGCCAAGGGCCTCGCCCCCAAGGACATCGACGAGATCATCCTCGTGGGCGGTCAGAGCCGCTTCCCGCTCGTCCACGAGAAGCTCTCCTGGTTCTTCGGCAAGGCGCCCGCCAAGAACGTCCACCCGGACGAGGCCGTGGCCCTCGGCGCCGCGCTGCTCGCGCACAGCCTGGGTCAGCTCGAGGGCGTCGTGCTCATCGACGTGCTGCCCATGTCCATCGGCGTGGGCCTGCCCGGCGGCCGCTTCAAGCCCGTCCTCGAGCGCAATGCCTCCCTGCCCGCCGCCAAGAGCTACCAGCTCGCCACCAGCCGGGATGATCAGCAGGAACTCGACGTGATCATCCTCCAGGGCGACTCGGAGCGCGCCATGGAGAACGAGTATCTCGGTACGCTGAAGATCTCCGGCCTGCCCCCGGGGCCTCGCGGCTCGGTGAAGGTGTCCGTCACCTTCGAGGTGAACAACGAGTGCATCCTCAAGGTCATCGCCCGCGAGCAGACCAGCGGCGCCGAGGTCATGAGCATCTTCAGCACCCGTGACACCCCGGAAGAGGTGCGCGCGAAGATGGGGTTGAACCCACCGCATCCCGCGATTCCCTCCGGGCGCCCTCCCCTGTCTCCTCCGGGGCGGCCCTCCCTCGGGGGGATTCCCACCGTTCCCACCGCGGCTCCCAAGCGGCCCACGATTCCTCCCGTTTCCCTCCCCGCCGCCATGGCCGCCGCCTCCAACGAGGCAGCCGCTCCGCTCGGCGTCGTGGGTTGGTTGAAACGGTTGCTCGGAAGGACTTGAGAACGGGGACGGATACCCTCACCCCGACCCTCTCCCAAGGGGAGAGGGAGTGGGGGGGTTGTCCTCAGTCTCGCACGTGCAGGCGATCCTTCGACTGCTCCGCCATCTCGAAGACGGGAGCCGACGAGGTCTCGGACGCGCCCGTCAGCAGGTGCGCCGGCACCGGCGAGGCCTTCACCGCCGCCTTCAGCGCCGCATCCCGCACCGCGGCGATCCGCTTGCGCCACAGGAAGAACACCAGGCCCACCACCGCGAGGCCCCCGAACACCACCAGCTGGCCGTCCTTCAGCAGCTCGATGCCGTAGTCGAGCTTGTCGCCGAAGTGGAAGCCGAGCCACACGAAGAACGGCGCCGACAGCAGCGCCGCCAGCCCGTCCCAGAAGATGAAGCGCCAGTAGGACATGCCCGCCGAACCCGCGGTGAAGTACGTCACCGCGCGCACCCCGGGCAGGAAACGGGCGATCATCACGATCTTCTGCCCGTGCAGCGCGAACATCCCCTCCACCCGCGCCCTCTTCTCCGGCGTGACCACCCGCGCGAAGAAGCCGCTGGGAGACCGGCCCACCTGCGAGCCCAGACGGCGGCCCGCCAGGAAGATGAGGCTGTCGCCCACCAGGATGCCGGCGAAGCCGATCAACATCATCATCGAAAGACTCGCCGCTCCCTTGTGCGCCAGGAATCCGCCCAGGATGAGCGAGATGTCCTCCGGCAGGGGGACGCCGAGCCCACAGGCCACCAGCACGCCGAAGACGGCCGCATAGGCGAGGAAGCCGTGGGTGTTGCCCAGCAGGTTGGTGAGGAATTCTTGCACGCGAGTCTCGTCTCTCTCTTCACTGCCGTGGAGGCCGGTCCGGCGCTAGCCGTGCCTGGGTCTCCAGCGCCCACGCATCAACCGGGCGCGCATCATCAAAACTCCGGGCCACGCATCGCAACCCAAAGTATCCCCTATGGCTGGCTGCCTCGGCATCGGCAACTAGAACCGACCTCCAGGCCAGCGCTCCCTCGTCCGCCCGCTCCTCGGCGGTCCCTTCGTGGCGAGGGGTTCCCGAAGGTGGGTACGCATGGGTGGGCTCCCACGCACATGCACCCAGCGCCTTCCTCGTGAACGTTCCTCGCATCGTCGGCGAAGAAGGTAGCACGGGGCGCAAGGGGGGGAGGGTTACGTCTTGCCCACGAGCGACTTCATGAACTCGCGGTTCTCGCGGACCTTTCCGCTGAAGTGGGTGATGATCCCCATCAGCAGCTTCATGCAGGCCTGGGGTTTCTGCGCCGTCAGCCGCTGGAAGTCCGCGTGGCGGATCTCCACGGCCGTGACATCCGTCATCGCCGTGGCGGTGCACAACCGCTCGCCCTTCTGGATGAGTGCCAGCTCGCCCAGGGGCTCACCCGCGCCTACATCCCCGAGCGTCACTTCCTCGCCCCCGGTGTTGCGCGCGCTCAGCCGCACCGTTCCTTCTCCGAGGATGAAGAGCGACTCGCCGGGACGGTTCTCCAGGAACAGGGCCGACCCCTTGGGAAAGGCGCGCGGCACCCCAATGGCGGCGAAGATCTGGATGCCGACATCGGTGAAATCCTTGAAGAGCGGGCAAGCCTTGAGTACGGCTGCGACCTCCATGGGGTGTGGTCCTAACACGCACGCCCCCTCCCGTCACGTTAACGGCTCGCGCGGTGATCCGCGGCCGTCCGGACGTAGTGCTTCGCGGACTCGAGCAGGAACGCCCGCTCCTCGTCCGTCACCGCCCTCTTCACCTTGCCCGGAGAGCCCACCACCAGCGAGCCCGCCGGAATCTTCGTCCCCGGCGTGAGCAACGTGCCGGCTCCGATGATGCAGTCGTCGCCGATCTCCACGTCGTCCATGACGATGGCCCCCATTCCCACCAGGACCCGGTTCCCCACCTTGCACCC
This window encodes:
- a CDS encoding DedA family protein codes for the protein MQEFLTNLLGNTHGFLAYAAVFGVLVACGLGVPLPEDISLILGGFLAHKGAASLSMMMLIGFAGILVGDSLIFLAGRRLGSQVGRSPSGFFARVVTPEKRARVEGMFALHGQKIVMIARFLPGVRAVTYFTAGSAGMSYWRFIFWDGLAALLSAPFFVWLGFHFGDKLDYGIELLKDGQLVVFGGLAVVGLVFFLWRKRIAAVRDAALKAAVKASPVPAHLLTGASETSSAPVFEMAEQSKDRLHVRD
- a CDS encoding cyclic nucleotide-binding domain-containing protein gives rise to the protein MEVAAVLKACPLFKDFTDVGIQIFAAIGVPRAFPKGSALFLENRPGESLFILGEGTVRLSARNTGGEEVTLGDVGAGEPLGELALIQKGERLCTATAMTDVTAVEIRHADFQRLTAQKPQACMKLLMGIITHFSGKVRENREFMKSLVGKT
- a CDS encoding TIGR02266 family protein is translated as MPFSTPEEFLAKYGANITLGGLYLRSKSVKPPGTRVTLDLKLADGSRLIHGSAVIHFVTGQGGQGISGMGFRFLEMDPPTRRFLDSAVAALPHAQSSLPPLPAGVGPADYSVPTGAPPPTEAPIGPTFTPWPNSIPVAASAPVATPAPVPTPAVASSRPAPPPVPTPRISTSTPVVPSAPAFEAPTEEPKRTGPVIGIDLGTTNSCAAYVRNNKPGVLPSREGHNTVPSILALNTRGKLVVGHPARGQMLTNPRHTVYGAKRLVGRPYESPLVREIKDRFAYEIAPGDNGEAAVKLGDRIYSLQQISALILREVREVAQNQLGQPISRAVITVPAYYNDNQRQAVREAGRLAGLYVERILNEPTAAALAYGYGRKLTQRVLVYDLGGGTFDASVLELNDSIYEVVSTGGDTFLGGIDFDNAIIEYLLEQFHQQTGHTFQGDRVAMQRIHDAAERAKCALSERSEVRVHVAFITMIGGKPFDLDVPLTRDMLVHLTEKLVDRTLQVCAEVLDAKGLAPKDIDEIILVGGQSRFPLVHEKLSWFFGKAPAKNVHPDEAVALGAALLAHSLGQLEGVVLIDVLPMSIGVGLPGGRFKPVLERNASLPAAKSYQLATSRDDQQELDVIILQGDSERAMENEYLGTLKISGLPPGPRGSVKVSVTFEVNNECILKVIAREQTSGAEVMSIFSTRDTPEEVRAKMGLNPPHPAIPSGRPPLSPPGRPSLGGIPTVPTAAPKRPTIPPVSLPAAMAAASNEAAAPLGVVGWLKRLLGRT